CTGAAGGAAATCAATACCGGGCGGTACGGCGTCCATCAGCGAATTGACCGCCTGCCGGACGATCTTGTATATCTCACGGGCGATAACCAGGCAGATCACCAGCGAGAGGATAGGATCGACGAAACGCCAGCCGAAAAACATGATCAGCAGCGCGCCGACAATCACCGCGAGGGAGAACAGGGAATCCTGGAGCGAATGGAGCCAGGCGCTTTTCATGTTGATATTCCGCGCCGAGATCCTCTGCAGCAGTAGCGTGGCCGCCCCGTTCCCGACGAAGGCTACGACGGCGACCCAGAGCATCACCTGGCCGGAGACTTCCGCAGGCGCCGTGAACCGCTTGAGGGTCTCCCAGAAGACGAAGGCGATCACGACGGACAGACCGATGCTGTTAACGAAAGCGGCGATAAACTCGATCTTCCGATAGCCGTACGTTTTCGTCTCATTCGCAGGGCGGCGTGCGACCTTCTCCGCCCAGTAGCTGAAGAGCATGTGGGCGATGTCGCTCAGGTTGTGGACGGCATCCGAGATTAGCGCCATACTCTGGATCATCAGGCCGAAAATCATCTCGAAGACGACGATCCCGCCGTTGATCACGATGGCGAAGATCAGGTTTTTCAGCGACGCCGGCGTTTCGTGACTGTGGTTGTGACCGGGGCTATGGTCATGGTCGTGGTTTTGTTTCATGTCTGTTTGCCTCTTTTTATTTTTCAAATGTCTGTTCCGAATTTCCGCCTCGGATCGGTCTCGCGCGGCAAACAGCCGCTCTTCCGAAATCATCCCCCGACGGCGTCCTCCAATCTTATGCACAGCGTAGAACGCCCCTCGCCCACAGGCAATCATCGCAGACAGGGGATGTAGATGGTCAGGGACACGCTTTATTCATTCCTCTCAGACGTCATCGCCATAATGACCTGGTAAGCCAT
This Deltaproteobacteria bacterium DNA region includes the following protein-coding sequences:
- a CDS encoding cation diffusion facilitator family transporter, which translates into the protein MISEERLFAARDRSEAEIRNRHLKNKKRQTDMKQNHDHDHSPGHNHSHETPASLKNLIFAIVINGGIVVFEMIFGLMIQSMALISDAVHNLSDIAHMLFSYWAEKVARRPANETKTYGYRKIEFIAAFVNSIGLSVVIAFVFWETLKRFTAPAEVSGQVMLWVAVVAFVGNGAATLLLQRISARNINMKSAWLHSLQDSLFSLAVIVGALLIMFFGWRFVDPILSLVICLVIAREIYKIVRQAVNSLMDAVPPGIDFLQVKNDLLAIPSVAEVNDLHIWETGSEQKLLSAHVKSGEESPDHETIIRTVQEMLLQKYGINHTTLQILPFSAGEMEHCNHCN